ctctagtccgccatcttgacctttcaagtggtatcagagctaggtctctcatttgtggtcttcaccaacctGAGAGGATAGTGAACTACAGGCTAGATGTTTACTGtccacatattttttatggcacataCTTTAcatgatggaaaaattggatgatatgcaattttaaattTATTTTCCCTTAAatatggtggatggtagatgtagacttttatcatgtgttggatgaaaataatttaactcaagcacaagagaaatgcctagatctcgacatccaagctacttaCATCAagtatagatctttggatgatagcatatttggagagatcattgacatgaagaccgcccatgaaatttggagttatctcaatgagaaatatgggatggtctttgatgatgatgatgagcccaagaaggaggcacatgaggatgttgagcatgaccacaacttggtgattgtggaagattgctccacctcatggtcaagtgatgatgatgatcatactaccacaagatcacttgacaaggttgatgatgatgctacaagtagtgcacatgaagatgctactccatgcacacttgatggtgataatgatggatcatgctcgggctatgagagtgatgtttcttcaagctctccaactacatcatgttgcttcatgtcataaggtgacactaaggtatctaatgcaaatgtgattgatcttgattcatatgaggagcttctagatagatatggttgcatgatcaaagctttagaaaaagagatggctaaaaccaagaaattgaaaactcttttctaaagaacacatgtgaacaacaaaagcatctactctatgttactacttgttcacatgaggagctaaaattggctcatgaggaacttagtgttactcatgataacttggtacaagaccatgcttttctcactaaagaactttcaaatgaaaaatctaaaactagtgagagctcatcacatgggtcaattgatcaatcacatattgttgctaacccttgtgatgtaggcaagaagcatgtatccacctcttgtgatgatttattagctatgccatgttcttcacatatagatgcttgttctacttctatgtcttgggagactaacattttgaaggagaacattgagctcaaaaatgaagtgaagaatttgagcaacaagttagagaggtgctataactcaAAAGTTACCTTTGAGTATTtgatgaagactcaaagaaacttcggtgacaagagtggccttggattcaagaagaagatgacaaaggccgaaagaaaaagggcaaagaagatgaagcaacaacaattgaagttgtctcactccatgtgctaccggtgtcatgaagcaggacatcttgcaaatggttgcccaaaccttgagaagctcaagaagatgaaggaagaagagaggctaaagcatgtcaaatgCTTCGAGTGCCGCACATGGGGTTATCTCatctctatgtgcccaaccaagcaattggtgaagcaacaagtgaagcctcaaccaaagccacaagttgagcaagaaaagacaccccaagagcaaatcaagatcaagcatGATGGTAGTGAtgtgatgataaagaagaagaaaactagaaggggtggaaaagcaagagaaagagcaatgcgtccaaggatgaatcaagatgcaaagcaagaaagcaaaaacaaagaagaaaaaatgaagaagattgctcacatgaggtgctatagttgtgacacattgggccacctgGCTTCGGGTtgcccaaacaagcttgagaagaaggctcgagcaaacaaggagaagcaaggcaatgagaagcacaacatgagcaaggaagaaaaggctcaagcaaagagaaagtgctactcatgccagaaaaggggacacatggttcattcatgtcccctaggtaaaaattCTAAGctcatttcaattgatgatcatgatgtgcttagaaaggatggaaatggtacctcattgtttacaattgcaaaacatcccgctattcatactaaggctatgcctaagtatgttgcacctaacttgagaggacccaaactagtttgggtaccattaaaaagtggatgaatgattataggtaccatggcattggaggcttcattcaattgatctcacattattCATCTCATATTGAGttaagttatgaagcttagtgcacatccaaacccaatgccaagtgataattgagtgaagtccaaatgtgctacatcatacaagtgctataattcaagttgttgatgattcattggatatatttgatggcttacaAATATTTGAGTTAAAGCTTGATAGTTGGataatcatgagctaaccaaggtatatctcttgttgatcatttcatttgggtgcatatgagttgattgaattggataaatatgcaatgttgcttgctatgagatgtttgaatggataaatatcttagtaatcaagtttggattgatttgtgttagataagttcataagatgacatttagtaagtggattgaatggatttatgtcttgtgaaagtattcaaacaagttgattttaagtttgattcacatttgatgaagtatagctcaagtgattgaaatctgtcctatattataaaatctgagctagctatgatcttagccatgtttgagtgatcaaaacttattgtattggcatgaaaattggtgtacatgctctagacttattttataagattctgtacaaattttataagaattggataagatatgcttcggttttggagtagatcttatcAGTTAttgtgcagcagttttcagcatgtagcagtggtggaagaattgaaatatggtagcaatatagaagtcaaatgaagctaaaatttttacatatgctagataacttagtgaagcacatctccaccaaatttcgtgttATTTGGATCTATACTTTgtgagatatgcatttttctttgaagagtacagaatctgccagaaaagtgataattattggatttgtttggagtcactttgattgaaaggtcctcaagttagaaacatgtttataaATGATTGAGGCacataagtttggttttgagatgatctagaagcacaaCAACAAAGAGTACAATgccatttaattgtggagtgtactttgcacatatttggtactcaaattagaagatcaagaccaagctcaagatgaagataaagtttaagttctagtgatatttggaaatcatttggtagaaataaaatgacttaaacaagtagaaagaaaaggacttaaagaaggaatcaaggttactcatcaagttaagtccatcacttggatcaatcaatcaagttatttcaagtaagtgtctagaatggttctttggagagaggtcacttctccctagtgtaggggcatgccacctatgtgtaggtaaaccaagtgtggtacttgaaaggctaacatggaagtggtgatccaagaaaCATTTGAGTTGCTTAGTTGaaacaatcaaaagggttgatcaagaaaagcaagcaacacccaaaagagagctagtcatggcaattcaagtggtattccaaatagttctatcatgcaagcattgatcaaaagatgaagcaagctaaccacaataagatagtgcacttgatcataagtggtattcatttcatatgggtgaagaatgaaattcaaaatggtatgtattggtcttcaccaagctataaattggacttcacattgctattggagtaatgaattggaatctatgtgactatcctctactccaatatatcaaaggtatcattgtaatatgcatgatcatttcatctcttactagtatgcgattagtgcatatacactactagggatgtgttcatcaatgacgctttcctttcgtcactgaagacaccaaaatcgtcacatatattattttatgacgAAATTGTGACGAAATCGATTTCGTCATTGAATGAGCGTCATATTTTGGATAACGTGACGAAACGTATATTTTCGTCATAGATGTGCGTTCCTTCTATGACGAAATGGCCCTCGTCATAGAAGAGTATTCTTTCTATGACGATGCATTTTCGTCATTGATGTAGCCCCTTTTTCGTCATAACTTGCCGTCTGTTAGGCGGCCAGACGGCGTCTGCCACGCTGGCAGCTGACGTGTCCTGTCCATGTTTCAGGTGACGTGGCTTGGCACGTGGCTGGTGACGTGTCTGACTACGTGGCCGCTGACGTGGCCAGTGATGTGGATGTGCACGTGTCCACTTTTTATTGGGCCACAGGGCATGCTGTGAGTCGTCCACGTGTCTTGCTGTGATTGGCTCTCATTTTCGTCACTGAAGTGATTACAAATTCGTCACTAAATAGATTACAAAATAGTCACAGAATCGACTACAAAATCGTCACAAAAAGGTAACAAAATTCATCACAGGTGCACATGCTGAACTAACAGATCACGGTATTCCAATTACCATCAACTTAACAGATCCGGTATTCATAGGTACCATCAACTTAATGAACAATACTAAACTTGGTTCACATATAACTCACTAGACATCATATTCCATGTACTAGTTTCATCTCAGTTCACATAGGTTATGACAACAACTATTAAAAAGTGGGCAAGCAACAGCAACATAGGTTATTGCATAAGCAAAATCACCAGCACGGACCCCTTGCTTCATCAACCAGCAGCTACGCGCAGCGCTCATGTCGAAGAAccattgttgatggccaagatacgcttgagcagcgcattgttctcctccattgccttgGTGTTTATCTCTGTTagcttcttgtactcctccatcttcttttgtgtcctcgccagcttttcctcagcttcttcacttctcttcTTGAGATCGTCGATTTCACCTTGTACAGCAGCCTTAGCTTCAGCTGCTAGTTCTTCCTGAAGCTCGCTttcatttgatgatgatgatttggaggatgCCACTGGTTTGATGCCAACACTCTTGAGGAAATGGTTTGAGCTGTTCTGGGAGAGCACCTGGGACACAACCTGCACACTGGATACTGCTGTCTCAccttcagcaacaggttctgccctcaaagcttccatatttgactgaaacagcaatgacccatcattagttgatcattattgcattaatttgaggtgcaaatatcacacaagatgtatttttaaaaatataaatagcaAGATGTGTACTACAGAGAGGTAGAAGCAAACCTAGCAAAATGGACAGACTGTAGTACAATTTATCTGATTTGTCATGTGGAACATTATGTAAACTGTAGTTTGGTTCTTACTGACATAAAGCACAGCTACTCTACAATGAAACAATCAGAAATCACCTAGCATGTGGACACAATTAGTTCAGATTGTTCTCAGTTAAATGCAATCTCATTTCCAGTCAACATCTATCAAGTATTAACAGAGCACAGTTATCAGATTGTTCAGCAGATTGGTTTAGCAGATAATACACATACATAAAGCACATGAGAATAACTAAAAGCATGGGCTTTAGAGACTTGGCTGCAGTTAGGTTGCTTCCATTTTCATATCCATCCAAGATAATAACCCATTCAGCCATTCCTTGTTTGATACATTGCAGTTTTAATCTAGTATATCAATGACTGCAATCTGAATTTATGACTGCATGTAGATTGTTCCCAGAAATAAGAACAGCCTTCAGTTAGTACTTAACTTATTTAGCAAGTATATAGCTATGTTGGATTATGACCAGTTTTGAGCAAAAGACAGAATACAAAATGATTAAAATAGGACATGTTATCCAATTAATGAACAAAATGGCACAGCGAAACAGATGTCGGGACTTACAAGTGCTTCTCTTGCTGGTTCACTGAGACCATTTTTGGAGCTGGTATGGCAGGTCTTGAAGGCCTCCACCAAATCAAGTTCTTCATTTTGTTCTGTGCTTGGTTTTGCattgttttccttctttttctaTTTCATAGATAATCAATTACAGGAAAGTTGTCAGATAAAATGCAAAATAAGTTGGTTAGTGCAAATATGTACAAGGTACTCTTTACTTACATATGCATGTAAGTGTGCCACATAGCTGCGAGAACCCGTAGCTTGATGATACTTGACTTTACGGCGATTCTGCTTGTTCTTTTCACTTGATTCCTACAagataatgaacatgttagatgaGATCATAGGTTTAAAATGAGAAGATCCTTTGGAAACTGATTGAGAAAGAATATATGACAAGATACCTATTTATCTGAAAAACAGTAAGATGGTTTCTGTCaatacaacaacaaagcctttaagtcccaaacaagttggggtaggctagagttgaaacccagcagacaATGCATCATACAATACAAGGATAATTATTATGGAACCATTCAAGGCAAACTACGGAACTAATACTGGTACCGTGTAAAAGCTCCAATACAACCGGCAGCAGAAATATAGATACAAGGAAACAGAACAGAGTGCATGCAGGAAGGTGATAGGACATAACAAAACATGCAAAACATGTTCAACTAGAAAGGCATGCATAAGTATCTTTTTCCTAAACCCAATATGACGCCAGTCCAAGCTAAAAACCATGGACAACTTGAACTTCAAAGTTTCTCATGGTAGACTATTGACTAATACAATGGGTGCACAGAAAGAAGAAATTCATACCAAATAGACAACTGACTAAGCTGAAAGTAGCTGGAATGTATTCAAGATCTCAATGTCAGCAGCTTTCCAATCTCCTAAACGGACATCTTTCCCTTCCTCTAGATGGGCTATGACCTGTCCAGGGAAGGGAAGGAACATAAGTTACTGATAAAGAATTTTCATTTTCAATTATATTTTATTAAGGCTGCTAAAAGACCCATAGTTATGCAGAAGAATTGAAGTAATTAATGCCGCACCCTCTCACATAATTCATGCTCAATTTTGAGCTGCTTATCATTGCTCCTCTTCATTGACTTTTCAAGGTCATCGAGTCTCTTTTTCATGAACTCTATATCCTGCACAGAAAATAGAATAGAACATTATCAAAAGAAGATTTAAATGTTGTACAGCTGATGCTGCAAATCAACAAAATCCAATGAAACCTTTAGTCTGAGCTCTTCACTAATAGTTTCCATGTCTCTAACAGGATCTATTGTATCATCAACATGGGTAATTTCTGCCTCTTCAAATGCTCCTGAAAACCGTATGAAACACTCGATTAGTTAATAAAGATACAACAAAACGAAGTGTAATTAATTAGGTAGTAACTAAACCTTGCTAAAGAACATAAATTTGAGAAGTGAATTACATGGACTAGTCATTTTGGGGTCCATTAGAACTACAAAATATTTATCATTTTTTTATATGTAATACGAGGTATCAGCACACAACGAGAAACAAAAAGGGAAAGGATGCTAAACCAATTATTCAAACAGCTATGCATATGTTGTGAATAGAT
Above is a genomic segment from Miscanthus floridulus cultivar M001 chromosome 3, ASM1932011v1, whole genome shotgun sequence containing:
- the LOC136545579 gene encoding uncharacterized protein isoform X2, which gives rise to MISSSKLSMNYESSEKNKQNRRKVKYHQATGSRSYVAHLHAYKKKENNAKPSTEQNEELDLVEAFKTCHTSSKNGLSEPAREALSNMEALRAEPVAEGETAVSSVQVVSQVLSQNSSNHFLKSVGIKPVASSKSSSSNESELQEELAAEAKAAVQGEIDDLKKRSEEAEEKLARTQKKMEEYKKLTEINTKAMEENNALLKRILAINNGSST
- the LOC136545579 gene encoding uncharacterized protein isoform X1, whose amino-acid sequence is METISEELRLKDIEFMKKRLDDLEKSMKRSNDKQLKIEHELCERESSEKNKQNRRKVKYHQATGSRSYVAHLHAYKKKENNAKPSTEQNEELDLVEAFKTCHTSSKNGLSEPAREALSNMEALRAEPVAEGETAVSSVQVVSQVLSQNSSNHFLKSVGIKPVASSKSSSSNESELQEELAAEAKAAVQGEIDDLKKRSEEAEEKLARTQKKMEEYKKLTEINTKAMEENNALLKRILAINNGSST